The region GTTTGTACGTTTGCACTTTTAAATCACTTTGTAAGAAACAAATGTTTTGTCAGAAAAATCAATCAGAAAAAGAGAATTTTCAGCGTGGATGCAAAAGTTTCAAGCTGGGCTGAGATTATTTCTACCTACCTCTTATATAATTAGTAAGAGTTTTTCCGCATGcacaacatatttaatattcaactgtaaaaaaagtaattttaaatagttttgctTGCTTTGTACAATATGTATAAGcaaatgttgaaaaacaaGCATTTTTATGACGcatcacaaaaataaaaataaaagggcTTCGAAAATATCAGATCTCGACATCATAAATATGTGATTTCTAAAGTGGACCCACAATAGTTATGCTCCCTGTATTACAAAACTTATCCTGTTCAGAATATAAATATCtatatcattttatttgtttgaacTATTTTGTGTTCGGATGTGAGTTACACCGATAACGACAGCGACGAgttcttaaaatgtttttattgtcAGAACGATTTCGATCGTTTCTTTCGTGCTCCCCATGGTAGTTAGTCGAcctttaaaagttttccgAAACCAAAACAAGGATCTCGAAGCGAAAAAATTATAGACTTTTTAAGCGAACCATTTTTTTGCCAGCACCGAGTACTAACAAAAATAACTCTACAAAAATGTTGACAACCATGAGACTGATTTAAATCGACGATGAGAGCGAGAAGTTCTTAATcggtttcttaatttaatttgtgttcTGAACGTGGCCGATGGACTTTTTGCTCGTAGCCAAATCCACACCCGAGAAGTgaataattctaaaataattataactgGAGGTATAAGTCTTGCTTGGTCTTTTCTGAAAAATGATCCGTCATTAAGAAACTCCTTTTGCTTGCAAAGAGAAAGTGCTCTACAGAAATGTTGAGAACCATGAGACTAACTTACTAACTCTCGACGATGAGAGCGAGGAGTTCCTAAACGGATCCTTTTTAAATGTGTGTTCAGGAAGTGGCTGATGGACTTTTGCCACAATagccaaaaataattcatgtaaaataagaaaaaacgaaatagaaaaacttaaaatgtcaaaaaaaaaagttttttaataagaCTGCCTAACTAATAGGGAAATTGGAAGagctgaaaaataaatatatgaatttggtatcaaaaataaattgccCAAAGTACGCTGACTTTGTTGTTTGTGGTACAACTCAGGGGCAGCCAGAATAGAGgtgcaaaaaaatcgatagtaatatataattataatatcgATGGTTGGCCGCCGGTCACCGACTTCGATATTTTTCAGACTATCACGAtagttttacaaaaaattccCATGACTTGGACTTCGAAGGAACAAGAAGGTACGCATATTTTGcgcacaaaaaaaatttaatatatactaATTTTCTCTAGTTTCGACAGAAATATTCAGATATTGGTTCCGGTGTTGTTGTGGTTAAAGAAAGCGAGGAACGATGTGCACTTTTGATTGAAAAGTGTAAAAAACGTCTTTTTCCCCATGAAGAAAGGTCCTTCACTCGGTGGGCCACAATTTTAGACCCTCGGTTTAAAAAAGAGGGTTTCAGGTCCCCCTTTAATGCGGAGCAAGCCGTATCTTTGCTAGAAAAAACACTTTCTTCTCTACCCCATACCAACAAGGAACCCAATTTAACCACCCAACCACCAAAACCGAAATCTTCGCTCctcaattttgtaaaataaaacatagaGCTTAAACAGAGGTCTAGCAAAGTTGAGTCGATAATTCAAATAAGGCagtattttgaaaaactgAACATTGATGAAAATCAGGACCTATTGGAGTACTGGAAGGTAAGTTAATAAAAGCTAAAAGTACTATTCTTTAAAGCCAAAAACCGTCCACaattgttatttgttaacaaaaattggtttttaaccaaagaaatgtaatataatttctcctgccaaatatgaaataaaaagatctcgtttgaatttaaactgaatgcgtttttaattaaaaccggGGTATTCATGTAAAACCAATATAATAGGAGTATcccctttaaaaattattttaagtatGTTGGTTTTACATGAATACCCCTAATGTTTATATTTGAGCTATAGTATCGCGATAGTATCGAGGTTTAGTCTGCAAACTATCAAAACTAAAGTGCAGTGTGACAGCAGCACAGTAAATCTAATTATGTTGTCAGCATTTTTAGTGTTTGACTAAAGACCACTTTCCATTCCGGTATTTTTCAATGTGTAACTCGGAGGAAAAAGTATTTTGGTTTTAAGGTTTTGGACCATTGTTTACgtcaaaaaaaagtaaaatttagcgatttttgttgttttcataATCAAACAGCAAATGACTGGGTTCGATTATCTAGcagaaaaatatcaaaaaaaatatgagtATTTTTGCGAAACGTTAAAAGAATTAGAATGTCATATCTTGATAAGCTCgttatacaattttcaaacgatTGGCATCCACAactaataaatgtataaaatggaaaatttgcGAAAAAATTAGTTCTTAGAATCAGCCAAAGCTGTCCTGAATTTGGTTCCAcattatttttgaccaagttatacaaaaaaattacaagaaaGAATATTGGTTTTTGGCCAAGCCTTTATTTTCCATAAAATTTTCTctttcttaattaatttttaattaattacatttttaattgcagaAAACTGGTCCAGATGTAGagtaagttttaaaataaaagaaaagtgtTGTTCGAAAgttaaaacttgtttttatcacatcaaacttttgacttttattaataacaaACTACACAGTCGTTACTTTAGTCCATTTTCAGTTTTCGTTTAAAAGGAAGCAGACGAATTGTAGATGGCGTATTAGGACTGTTAACAGCGGTGGTATAGATGGCGGTTCAGAACTCTGTTAGTTGGATTTAGTGTGACCGTCTATGCATGTAACCGTATATGCAACGCATCGCGCTATCCAGACGACATGGTATTTTGGCCAACGGTATCACCAAGGTATTACAATTACCCAAAGCGGTCACACTTCCTACGTCGTTGAAAAAAATCGGACGAGTTCTGCGCGTTGTCCGCGCGAGAATAAAACTACGTTACATCTGTGGCTTtgagtatttattttcaatgatACATATCCAACAGAGAGGTGAGTAACTGCTTTGCTGGTAGATACTTGCAACGTTTTGCGGCGAGTCAGTGAAATAAAAgcctcgcacacacacacatgcatacACTCCCGAGTACAGACGCGTGAAAATTTCCCTGTTTTTTTGGCTGCGTTGCATTTTCTGTGTGTGCTGCTAACTTTTTCGGCCCTCGCCGCTGGCTGTAAACAATGCTTTCGGCCAGTTGGTCAGTTAAAAGATTCTACTAACGACCGTGCAATGCATTTTCGCCTGCAGCCAACTAACGCATAGATACAGAAAAGTATTGATTTTCGTCCAAGATGGCGGACGACGAGCAATTCAGCTTGTGCTGGAACAACTTCAACACGAATTTGTCGGCTGGCTTCCACGAGTCGCTATGTCGCGGCGACCTGGTGGACGTCTCGCTGGCCGCCGAGGGGCACATAGTGAAGGCCCACCGCCTGGTGTTGTCCGTCTGCTCGCCCTTCTTCCGCAAGATGTTCACCCAGATGCCGTCGAACACCCACGCCATCGGTGAGTACTGCCGCCGCCTTCCCTGTTGCCCCTTGCTAATGGACCCCCTATCCCACGCAGTATTCCTGAACAACGTGAGCCACTCGGCGCTGAAGGACCTCATCCAGTTCATGTACTGCGGCGAGGTCAACGTGAAGCAGGACGCCCTGCCCGCGTTTATTAGCACCGCGGAATCGCTGCAAATCAAGGGGCTAACGGATGTGAGTACAGACATACATAGCACACTGGGTTCTGGGCATATACCCTCTGAGAGGGGCTGACAGCAGCGAAGGCAAGAACAACAACCCGCGCAGCGCCTTTCGCGCCCAATACATACACACGCGCGAGCGTCTGTATAAGAGCTGGTTTGACTGTACCGAGAAATTTCTCGCAAACCAAATGCCAAAAGGCACGCGTGCCAGAGCGGGACCACCATAGCTACAGTGCGCGCTGCACATGTCTCGCTCTCGCCCGTACGACTGCGGCTGGGtggttgtttttgtttcgcaGCGAATTCGGTGCCAAAGCATAAACATTAATTTGTACCGAAGATTAAAAACCATATAACTCTCAGTTAGAAAAAAACTTACCAACTTCTTATAGTACTTGTAATACAATGCTCTTTtgtcagagaaataatttttaaatatcatcggtaaacaattaaattatttatttttcttaagcgacatacttaaaaaatggaaacatTTACTTTTGTGTCTCTTCGAAGCTAggtaaaactaaaaaatagatttagataaattaaatttacacatatattacaaaaaaaaattaactcgCTTACATCAGAATAAGCCCATAGTAATGGTAGTCccataaaatatctaaaacaaGTTGCTTCTTGGTATATTGAGCGTAAAAATATTCATACTAAAAGAATTGTATCTTATCAGGAGAGAGGTACATAGAAtcgaactttaaaattaactgAAAGTTGATTAGACGCTAAAAGAGAATCCCAAAATTCCCCCTTTTCAGAACGATCCTGCGCCGCAGCCACCGCAGGAACCCAGCCCGCCGCCAGCAGCACCTCATGTACAACAGCAGCAAATACCGGCTCAGCGGGTCCAGCGCCAGCAGCCACGAGCCTCCGCCCGCTACAAGATCGAGACCGTGGACGATGGACTGGGTGATGAAGCCAAGGGTACCACCCAGATCGTCATCCAGACCACGGCCGCACCCCAAGCCACCATTgtacaacagcagcagccgcagcaacagcaggcgACGCAGCAAATccagtcgcagcagcagctgcataCGGGAACCACAACGACGGCGACGCTGGTGTCGACAAACAAACGCTCCGCCCAGCGATCCTCCCTGACCACCGGCGCCCCCAGCGCTGGCGTGAAGCGCTCCAAGTCCAGCGTCTCCGCCAACGTAATGGACCCCCTCGATTCGGCCACTGAAACTGGAACCACGACCACCACCCAACTGGTGCCGCAACAGATCACCGTGCAAACCGCTGTGGTCTCGGCGACCGAAGCCAAGCTCCACCAGCAGACGCAGCAGGTCCGCCAccagcagccacagcagcagcaggaggaagCCGAATACATTGATCTCCCCATGGAACTACCCACGAAATCGGAACCTGACTACTCAGAGGATCATGGCGATGCCGCCGGCGACGGCGAGGGCACCTATGTGGAGGACGATGCCTACGGTGACATGCGCTACGACGACAGCTACTTCACGGAGAACGAGGATGCGGGCAACCAGGCGGCGGCAAATACGAGCGGTGGCGGAGTGACGGCCACCACGTCCAAGGCGGTGGTCAAGCAACAGTCGCAGAACTACAGTGACTCCTCGTTTGTCGACACCAGCGCGGATCAGGGCAACACAGAGGCGCAAGGTTGGTTGAACTCCCCCGTAAACATGGCCAAGGCCATTAGGTATAAGTAGTATTTAGAAAAGGACTTGATTTCCGCCTGCGAAATGTAAACAGTACTGAATACCTTTATTAAGGTATACTTTTAATTAACCATTTCTAAACCTTAATACTTCGCCGCGCGGATATCAAGGCCTTTTAAAACCTAGTAAAGTGCGTTTAAATttgtacataaacaaatttaagctATACTTTACTGACCTTAGTCAATACCTAGCTAAGTGAGCCTTTGTTCTATTTTGAAACGCTAAAGAACACATGGCAGATCGGCTGTCTAAGGTATATTTCTGAAAGCTTAGACGGCACGGTCACGcgatttttatgaatttgttttaaagGTGAGTAGAGTGTTGAAATTTCAAGAAGCTGCTAAGACGAAAATGACGAAGCTGCAACCTGGAACCTCGTGAAGATCTCCGATTACTCAAGGTAATACCAATATCGTATCATAATTTGtccatatatattttcctaAATTGCAGGTATTTAGGTCTGAAAAGTGTGTAAAAATTTTTGGTATGAACTGCGAACGGAAGTAGAAATCTAACTTCATCAGAGCGTTATTACTTGAGCATGCGCATTATTGTTCTAATAATAATTCTCTGTTGAAGTCTAGATTTGTGTTGGCTATTGGTTTTAAGAATCCCCATCTTACCCCAAGATGTTGCTTAGACTTGTTGAAGCAACGTAAAAGCTTGCTGACACATTTCTGGCAACGGCATTGATTGCCGAGTCTTAAAATTATTGGAAAAAGTATTGCAACTTTCTTTGACTTGAGAATTATGGTGGACTGGGCTTTCGTTTTTTACCGAGGAGCATTGTTTAACAAAATAGTTGCTCGTTAGAATTGGATTGGGATATTTTGTTCGTTACGGTTAGATAACTACGATTTTTCATGTGGTATTTGAAATAGAGCAAATCAAATTCGAATATTGCGTCCAGTTGGCACTGTTTCAAATGAATGTTGGCTTAGATTTTTACAGATGTGCAAATTTTTTGGATAAGATTTCGGCTCTTGATGCGTGGGTTGAGCGAGTTCGGTTAAGATTTCCTCACAGATTTCGAAAAGGAGTATGTAAAGTTGATTGCGACATATTTGAGCTATTCAGTAAATGAGTTAGGGCCCACTTCAGCGGGTGTTGTTAATCCTTTGGGCTCTGGATTTAAAATATCGAGATCATTTCATAGCTCATATTTCAacgtattttaaatttagttataTAAAATTCAGTTATTATTTAAGGCTGCAAAttctagaaaatattttataaataaaacatcgaaaatgatatattaaaatatttacgaaAAATCTGGTAAAAAAGTTTGAAGAAACAAATTCATTTTCATTCGATAGACATGAGTGGAACGTTTATTCAACATAAAGCAGAGGAGACACGCCGTTCAACACTGAAttgttgtattatttaaaGTGATGAACAGAAAAATAACACTTAAGGATTTAATTCTGTTAGTTTAGAGCGGTTGTCCTCAAGATCGGAGATTAATACCCACGGTTCCATTCGTGTTTTAAGAGTAAAATAAAGacttattgaaaaaaattcataattttatAGTGGTCTGGAATTACTGTTTGTATAGCCCTAATTTTGGAGCGCTGCCACTTTCTGGTAGCCCTGCTAGGAAAGCCGCCCTGGAATTGCAAAGGAGTGGCAACGCCACGGAAAATCATTCAGAAAAACCAAGCCAAATCTGTTTTGTTtcgttaatttaatttaattgtaatacGAGGTTGCCTTGTTTATAAATTAGTTCGTTCCTGACTGTGCAAAAGTGCAAAGTGGtgataagttaaaaaaaaaccagagATGGTGAAAAACTAGGCAACCTCCCTCTTTGCAGTGCCTTGTGTCTTTCTACCCTTGTGTTTTGTGACTTAGTTTTGAAACCCAAGCGATGGGAGTTCGGGAGATAATGGCCCTGTGAGTTGTAGAATGCCTTGTTTTCAGGTCCAGTAAGTACTACGCCATCATATTCACGGGTCCTATGGTTAGCTGTCTGCCAATAAACTGCTTTTAGCCAAAGTCCAAACTAAACGTTGTTTTATTTCGCCGATCCCAGGATCGCTTAGCGCTTAAGCATTACCTATTTACTATGTAGATTAGGTCTTAGACATTGGTAATACTTCGCCCACTAAACCAACTTCCCCGCCTTCTCTTCACCCCTCTTTGTTTTCGGTTACCTTCGCGCCACTTGCAGATACGGAGATCAGTTTCATCCGGAGCCAGAAGAAGAACGCCCAGTTGGTGTACCGGGACTACATCTACAACAAGAAACTCACCCAGGCCAATGGACAGACCACCTGGCGGTGTGCCGACGTCCTCAAGCTGCGCTGCAAGGCGGTGGTCATCACCAGGAACGGTAGCTTCGTCGACGCCCGCCGTCAGCACAACCACGAGTCGCATGCCTCGAGGATTGGCCAACGGCAGCTCTACAAGgtggagcaggagctggaggagtACATCGAAATCTGCACGTCGAATCCCAAGATCTCACAGTACCTGGGCAGCAGCAATATCATAGTGACCGCCAAGGACGGCAAGGACTGTAAACTCTTCCTGCCCGCCGCCGAGGCCACCGAGATCGAGATGCAGGCCCTGGTTGAcgccgccgaggaggaggaggaactgCTTGCCGAGGCGGAGGACCATCGGGTACAGCAGCGGGACAGGGAACGGGAGGCCAGgtggcaggaggaggaggccaaaCGCCGATCCCTGCTGAAGACCAAGCCCCTCTAGAAGTTATCAGCTAGCACCTAAGATCGTATTAGTCTCGAACATTGGAATGGGTTGATTTCTTAGGAGCAATCAACCGGCTATCTGGAAGACTATAGAGCTGGTATCATGTTGAAACCTATAAATGCCTAACTTAATATCTGTACGTTAAGCAATGACATGATATTTTTTTAGGAGAAAGATTTCTTAGTTAATCAAAAAAAGTCTGTTTAATGTAAATTTGTGTGCACATACATACCATGTCCGTTCCACCAAGTTTGTAAACGGTCTTATAGTTTTCTTGTCCATATGTTAAGCTAgtagaatatttaaaactaagtCTTTGTCTTTTTGGTTGCCAAATTTGAACTAAGCATGtaaatatttgacaaaaaGGAGCTGCTTAAAGGttcactttaaaatttataggATGCCTAATTATAATATCAACCAAACATGATACCAACTTTATAATGGTCTGGTATATTGGTCAGGACTACTTATGCAAATCGGCCCACCCCCTCGAACTTAGATTAAGCCACTTTTTTGACTTCTGTAAACGTAATTCGTATTTACCCCCTAATAAACTGAGACCAA is a window of Drosophila biarmipes strain raj3 chromosome 3R, RU_DBia_V1.1, whole genome shotgun sequence DNA encoding:
- the LOC108027157 gene encoding modifier of mdg4 isoform X9 → MADDEQFSLCWNNFNTNLSAGFHESLCRGDLVDVSLAAEGHIVKAHRLVLSVCSPFFRKMFTQMPSNTHAIVFLNNVSHSALKDLIQFMYCGEVNVKQDALPAFISTAESLQIKGLTDNDPAPQPPQEPSPPPAAPHVQQQQIPAQRVQRQQPRASARYKIETVDDGLGDEAKGTTQIVIQTTAAPQATIVQQQQPQQQQATQQIQSQQQLHTGTTTTATLVSTNKRSAQRSSLTTGAPSAGVKRSKSSVSANVMDPLDSATETGTTTTTQLVPQQITVQTAVVSATEAKLHQQTQQVRHQQPQQQQEEAEYIDLPMELPTKSEPDYSEDHGDAAGDGEGTYVEDDAYGDMRYDDSYFTENEDAGNQAAANTSGGGVTATTSKAVVKQQSQNYSDSSFVDTSADQGNTEAQVVLANDEVPNPEDVLVFFTQSLRGRPAIMANGIRFLIMSENKKKILWRCSSMATKKLKCPARITMLKETPPKFIINKVEHIHAELKRNKYSSSKAQTLREPHQMSAKMDCDVEDAGDVNFDLHEEELHDLTHDV
- the LOC108027157 gene encoding modifier of mdg4 isoform X6; translated protein: MADDEQFSLCWNNFNTNLSAGFHESLCRGDLVDVSLAAEGHIVKAHRLVLSVCSPFFRKMFTQMPSNTHAIVFLNNVSHSALKDLIQFMYCGEVNVKQDALPAFISTAESLQIKGLTDNDPAPQPPQEPSPPPAAPHVQQQQIPAQRVQRQQPRASARYKIETVDDGLGDEAKGTTQIVIQTTAAPQATIVQQQQPQQQQATQQIQSQQQLHTGTTTTATLVSTNKRSAQRSSLTTGAPSAGVKRSKSSVSANVMDPLDSATETGTTTTTQLVPQQITVQTAVVSATEAKLHQQTQQVRHQQPQQQQEEAEYIDLPMELPTKSEPDYSEDHGDAAGDGEGTYVEDDAYGDMRYDDSYFTENEDAGNQAAANTSGGGVTATTSKAVVKQQSQNYSDSSFVDTSADQGNTEAQAFHIDFADSKKNGGKLLVINGFRFFRNKKRGHLQYWKCRNYYKERCPAIAIHDESTLILRLCHQHQHTESNDIEIKPLAGGEANLHDSVENEEQAEESAHRKTEADGGPGPEAEHEAPPIPPLREPPPLLDIKSRLKHRNL
- the LOC108027157 gene encoding modifier of mdg4 isoform X17, with protein sequence MADDEQFSLCWNNFNTNLSAGFHESLCRGDLVDVSLAAEGHIVKAHRLVLSVCSPFFRKMFTQMPSNTHAIVFLNNVSHSALKDLIQFMYCGEVNVKQDALPAFISTAESLQIKGLTDNDPAPQPPQEPSPPPAAPHVQQQQIPAQRVQRQQPRASARYKIETVDDGLGDEAKGTTQIVIQTTAAPQATIVQQQQPQQQQATQQIQSQQQLHTGTTTTATLVSTNKRSAQRSSLTTGAPSAGVKRSKSSVSANVMDPLDSATETGTTTTTQLVPQQITVQTAVVSATEAKLHQQTQQVRHQQPQQQQEEAEYIDLPMELPTKSEPDYSEDHGDAAGDGEGTYVEDDAYGDMRYDDSYFTENEDAGNQAAANTSGGGVTATTSKAVVKQQSQNYSDSSFVDTSADQGNTEAQELAVFGTGQRGRTVLLFQNEKFVKNRCSASRTYWICSKKDVTVCRARVVTAMDKHSQQRIIKCSYEHDHSRKFPNNNVSLPVIVKREKKALCLDSSKDYI
- the LOC108027157 gene encoding modifier of mdg4 isoform X12, with the translated sequence MADDEQFSLCWNNFNTNLSAGFHESLCRGDLVDVSLAAEGHIVKAHRLVLSVCSPFFRKMFTQMPSNTHAIVFLNNVSHSALKDLIQFMYCGEVNVKQDALPAFISTAESLQIKGLTDNDPAPQPPQEPSPPPAAPHVQQQQIPAQRVQRQQPRASARYKIETVDDGLGDEAKGTTQIVIQTTAAPQATIVQQQQPQQQQATQQIQSQQQLHTGTTTTATLVSTNKRSAQRSSLTTGAPSAGVKRSKSSVSANVMDPLDSATETGTTTTTQLVPQQITVQTAVVSATEAKLHQQTQQVRHQQPQQQQEEAEYIDLPMELPTKSEPDYSEDHGDAAGDGEGTYVEDDAYGDMRYDDSYFTENEDAGNQAAANTSGGGVTATTSKAVVKQQSQNYSDSSFVDTSADQGNTEAQGLIDLNPSILADFGNESFLPKTRGVGRQKVRCGLAPEQKCVRTLDDWDRVRYERTSGGDILVYDGDRYQRRASYDDILYWVCAKKRLNCGVYMITHKNKPTYVAISGVHNHL
- the LOC108027157 gene encoding modifier of mdg4 isoform X11, with the translated sequence MADDEQFSLCWNNFNTNLSAGFHESLCRGDLVDVSLAAEGHIVKAHRLVLSVCSPFFRKMFTQMPSNTHAIVFLNNVSHSALKDLIQFMYCGEVNVKQDALPAFISTAESLQIKGLTDNDPAPQPPQEPSPPPAAPHVQQQQIPAQRVQRQQPRASARYKIETVDDGLGDEAKGTTQIVIQTTAAPQATIVQQQQPQQQQATQQIQSQQQLHTGTTTTATLVSTNKRSAQRSSLTTGAPSAGVKRSKSSVSANVMDPLDSATETGTTTTTQLVPQQITVQTAVVSATEAKLHQQTQQVRHQQPQQQQEEAEYIDLPMELPTKSEPDYSEDHGDAAGDGEGTYVEDDAYGDMRYDDSYFTENEDAGNQAAANTSGGGVTATTSKAVVKQQSQNYSDSSFVDTSADQGNTEAQDFVTRTHTLRPKVPAREAQSSRGTPKLVLDATKKLTRSRLDLMENLVSTSWNQHHLMLVGARASGQCVSCLKAGRKNLKKIKTFCMTCPGGAWMCHSCFNTIHAPEKKEISSPTKLIKQEIT
- the LOC108027157 gene encoding modifier of mdg4 isoform X20, which gives rise to MADDEQFSLCWNNFNTNLSAGFHESLCRGDLVDVSLAAEGHIVKAHRLVLSVCSPFFRKMFTQMPSNTHAIVFLNNVSHSALKDLIQFMYCGEVNVKQDALPAFISTAESLQIKGLTDNDPAPQPPQEPSPPPAAPHVQQQQIPAQRVQRQQPRASARYKIETVDDGLGDEAKGTTQIVIQTTAAPQATIVQQQQPQQQQATQQIQSQQQLHTGTTTTATLVSTNKRSAQRSSLTTGAPSAGVKRSKSSVSANVMDPLDSATETGTTTTTQLVPQQITVQTAVVSATEAKLHQQTQQVRHQQPQQQQEEAEYIDLPMELPTKSEPDYSEDHGDAAGDGEGTYVEDDAYGDMRYDDSYFTENEDAGNQAAANTSGGGVTATTSKAVVKQQSQNYSDSSFVDTSADQGNTEAQVLTYDDRGKLVHEGFTFTCHTRNPEKCLAFWRCSMYKKLHCTSSLTTHIKSIKSTRGFHNHKPPERLRTFVPRVLNWKSRLDKKEK
- the LOC108027157 gene encoding modifier of mdg4 isoform X5 yields the protein MADDEQFSLCWNNFNTNLSAGFHESLCRGDLVDVSLAAEGHIVKAHRLVLSVCSPFFRKMFTQMPSNTHAIVFLNNVSHSALKDLIQFMYCGEVNVKQDALPAFISTAESLQIKGLTDNDPAPQPPQEPSPPPAAPHVQQQQIPAQRVQRQQPRASARYKIETVDDGLGDEAKGTTQIVIQTTAAPQATIVQQQQPQQQQATQQIQSQQQLHTGTTTTATLVSTNKRSAQRSSLTTGAPSAGVKRSKSSVSANVMDPLDSATETGTTTTTQLVPQQITVQTAVVSATEAKLHQQTQQVRHQQPQQQQEEAEYIDLPMELPTKSEPDYSEDHGDAAGDGEGTYVEDDAYGDMRYDDSYFTENEDAGNQAAANTSGGGVTATTSKAVVKQQSQNYSDSSFVDTSADQGNTEAQDLNKLVFIESPWSTPCLVLNGYMYNCHSRKSNKQYWRCHNYSKKAHEMRCRSRCVLENGQLKSITGGLHNHEPHTDKIEKIIQRNKMAAIGTGRKHSRAHSFTQQQLEEPKEEFIDEHQLASDAATLQLSDHELMHASMMLMHE
- the LOC108027157 gene encoding modifier of mdg4 isoform X19; protein product: MADDEQFSLCWNNFNTNLSAGFHESLCRGDLVDVSLAAEGHIVKAHRLVLSVCSPFFRKMFTQMPSNTHAIVFLNNVSHSALKDLIQFMYCGEVNVKQDALPAFISTAESLQIKGLTDNDPAPQPPQEPSPPPAAPHVQQQQIPAQRVQRQQPRASARYKIETVDDGLGDEAKGTTQIVIQTTAAPQATIVQQQQPQQQQATQQIQSQQQLHTGTTTTATLVSTNKRSAQRSSLTTGAPSAGVKRSKSSVSANVMDPLDSATETGTTTTTQLVPQQITVQTAVVSATEAKLHQQTQQVRHQQPQQQQEEAEYIDLPMELPTKSEPDYSEDHGDAAGDGEGTYVEDDAYGDMRYDDSYFTENEDAGNQAAANTSGGGVTATTSKAVVKQQSQNYSDSSFVDTSADQGNTEAQATFEMITVPHAKSDNHPLMKRVRLSKSTEDVHYVRSAAGNGVLHCGEHRYLRNASYKDKVYWKCSKWRKQCRSRVITHILPNGQSRYAVSGVHNHP
- the LOC108027157 gene encoding modifier of mdg4 isoform X8, translating into MADDEQFSLCWNNFNTNLSAGFHESLCRGDLVDVSLAAEGHIVKAHRLVLSVCSPFFRKMFTQMPSNTHAIVFLNNVSHSALKDLIQFMYCGEVNVKQDALPAFISTAESLQIKGLTDNDPAPQPPQEPSPPPAAPHVQQQQIPAQRVQRQQPRASARYKIETVDDGLGDEAKGTTQIVIQTTAAPQATIVQQQQPQQQQATQQIQSQQQLHTGTTTTATLVSTNKRSAQRSSLTTGAPSAGVKRSKSSVSANVMDPLDSATETGTTTTTQLVPQQITVQTAVVSATEAKLHQQTQQVRHQQPQQQQEEAEYIDLPMELPTKSEPDYSEDHGDAAGDGEGTYVEDDAYGDMRYDDSYFTENEDAGNQAAANTSGGGVTATTSKAVVKQQSQNYSDSSFVDTSADQGNTEAQVFPDLDDMKGAIKHSLLTFIRGQRGCKLLAFNGHNYVRNRRSNLKTYWICSKKGSTKCNARVVTNVVEGVHKIVLESCHHTCLNTERKKRLSMTTAPSKGRSKSGKTLATGFVKEEADEDLTLELRTLNLSIEDLHNLH
- the LOC108027157 gene encoding modifier of mdg4 isoform X18, which gives rise to MADDEQFSLCWNNFNTNLSAGFHESLCRGDLVDVSLAAEGHIVKAHRLVLSVCSPFFRKMFTQMPSNTHAIVFLNNVSHSALKDLIQFMYCGEVNVKQDALPAFISTAESLQIKGLTDNDPAPQPPQEPSPPPAAPHVQQQQIPAQRVQRQQPRASARYKIETVDDGLGDEAKGTTQIVIQTTAAPQATIVQQQQPQQQQATQQIQSQQQLHTGTTTTATLVSTNKRSAQRSSLTTGAPSAGVKRSKSSVSANVMDPLDSATETGTTTTTQLVPQQITVQTAVVSATEAKLHQQTQQVRHQQPQQQQEEAEYIDLPMELPTKSEPDYSEDHGDAAGDGEGTYVEDDAYGDMRYDDSYFTENEDAGNQAAANTSGGGVTATTSKAVVKQQSQNYSDSSFVDTSADQGNTEAQDIIRKRGIMIVKGTKGKPKLLMGGYEYYRNNSRGSKTYWLCARNRYMRCAARIITCSVTGELIIKNQQHNHDTNNQPKADTKEDPKTSSSKTKDSGQ
- the LOC108027157 gene encoding modifier of mdg4 isoform X21; this translates as MADDEQFSLCWNNFNTNLSAGFHESLCRGDLVDVSLAAEGHIVKAHRLVLSVCSPFFRKMFTQMPSNTHAIVFLNNVSHSALKDLIQFMYCGEVNVKQDALPAFISTAESLQIKGLTDNDPAPQPPQEPSPPPAAPHVQQQQIPAQRVQRQQPRASARYKIETVDDGLGDEAKGTTQIVIQTTAAPQATIVQQQQPQQQQATQQIQSQQQLHTGTTTTATLVSTNKRSAQRSSLTTGAPSAGVKRSKSSVSANVMDPLDSATETGTTTTTQLVPQQITVQTAVVSATEAKLHQQTQQVRHQQPQQQQEEAEYIDLPMELPTKSEPDYSEDHGDAAGDGEGTYVEDDAYGDMRYDDSYFTENEDAGNQAAANTSGGGVTATTSKAVVKQQSQNYSDSSFVDTSADQGNTEAQDKSFSYVISQKGRVLLYHKKYSYVREKCINYKTYWRCTQYTSQEKCHGRVHTLKGTIVHSSKHNHRPVRQEGRQHVRIID